A DNA window from Bdellovibrio sp. BCCA contains the following coding sequences:
- a CDS encoding cytochrome C oxidase subunit IV family protein: MANHNSNNEANVLHPHITPMSTYLKVAGALFGLTFLTVIAHHFNAQLGAFAAPIAFLIAAVKATFVLLYFMHLKDDTNMNRAIFATGFFFLIVLLLFSVVDIVTRVVEVSPL; encoded by the coding sequence ATGGCGAATCATAATTCAAACAACGAAGCTAACGTTCTTCATCCGCACATCACACCCATGTCGACTTACCTTAAAGTCGCTGGTGCTTTGTTCGGTTTGACTTTCTTGACGGTGATCGCGCATCACTTCAACGCGCAATTGGGTGCTTTCGCAGCTCCGATCGCGTTCTTGATCGCGGCTGTTAAAGCGACATTCGTATTGTTGTATTTCATGCACTTGAAAGACGACACAAATATGAATCGTGCGATCTTCGCGACAGGTTTCTTCTTCCTAATTGTTCTTCTCCTCTTTAGCGTTGTGGACATCGTTACACGCGTTGTTGAGGTAAGTCCTCTATAA
- a CDS encoding protoheme IX farnesyltransferase, whose product MLRIYADLTKFGIVVFSVLAGLAGYATGFQIEHTFDWKIFLETLAGIYFLSSGSLALNQVQEWKLDQKMPRTAKRPIAAGKIKPAAAGILAVSFIVVGLNFLFTLQPVAGWVGLFCVFLYNIAYTMFWKRRWVFAAVPGAIPGALPVTIGYAVANPDIFNPESLYLFLIMFLWQMPHFWILAIKFKDDYAKGGIPTLPVALGMQRTLFHVGLYTFVYVGVALAAPMFVHASWMFILLTFPFCFKVMQEFYRYYKSNGTERWLAFFMWLNISMLVFITIPVIDKWNFLFIHSN is encoded by the coding sequence GTGTTAAGAATTTACGCGGATCTTACTAAGTTTGGCATAGTCGTGTTCTCGGTCCTTGCGGGATTGGCCGGCTATGCCACCGGTTTTCAAATCGAACACACTTTTGACTGGAAAATCTTTTTAGAGACCTTGGCGGGGATTTATTTCCTAAGTTCGGGTTCTTTGGCTTTGAATCAAGTTCAAGAGTGGAAGCTCGATCAAAAAATGCCTCGTACAGCAAAACGTCCGATTGCTGCTGGAAAAATCAAACCAGCTGCTGCGGGTATCTTGGCCGTGAGCTTTATCGTTGTCGGTTTGAATTTCCTTTTCACACTTCAACCTGTTGCAGGTTGGGTGGGATTGTTCTGCGTTTTTCTTTATAATATTGCTTACACGATGTTTTGGAAAAGACGTTGGGTGTTTGCCGCCGTTCCGGGGGCCATTCCGGGCGCTTTGCCAGTGACCATCGGATACGCAGTTGCGAATCCCGATATCTTTAATCCTGAATCTTTGTATTTATTCTTGATCATGTTCTTATGGCAGATGCCGCACTTCTGGATTTTGGCGATCAAGTTTAAAGATGACTACGCTAAAGGCGGAATCCCCACTTTGCCGGTCGCTTTGGGAATGCAAAGAACTTTATTCCATGTAGGTCTTTATACATTCGTGTACGTTGGAGTTGCATTGGCAGCACCGATGTTCGTGCACGCAAGTTGGATGTTTATCCTTCTAACTTTCCCATTCTGTTTTAAAGTCATGCAGGAATTTTATCGCTACTACAAATCCAACGGCACTGAACGCTGGTTGGCTTTTTTCATGTGGCTTAATATTTCGATGTTGGTCTTCATCACGATTCCCGTGATCGACAAATGGAATTTCCTTTTTATCCATTCTAATTAG
- the maiA gene encoding maleylacetoacetate isomerase, with translation MASMVLYNYFRSSTSYRVRLAMHIKGLDFEYKPVNLLKAEQRSPEYLKINPLGGVPTLVHNGKAIPESFAIMEYLDEVFPEPALFPKDVYLKARIRQVCEVINSFMHPMGNLKTLKYMETHHGYTQEQKEEWFKHWATQGLETLESTLKEFSGTYSFGNQVTMADLFLIPQLVTCQRFKVDLSPYPTLVKISENCNKLEAFQKAHPFKQIDTPEEFKK, from the coding sequence ATGGCGTCTATGGTACTTTACAACTATTTTCGAAGTTCCACTTCCTACCGTGTTCGTCTGGCAATGCACATAAAGGGCCTCGACTTTGAATACAAGCCCGTCAATCTTTTGAAAGCAGAACAGCGCTCTCCGGAATATCTAAAAATCAATCCTCTTGGAGGGGTTCCAACACTCGTTCATAACGGTAAAGCGATTCCAGAATCTTTTGCGATCATGGAATATCTCGATGAAGTTTTCCCCGAACCAGCGCTTTTCCCCAAAGATGTTTACCTCAAAGCACGCATTCGCCAAGTGTGTGAGGTGATTAATTCCTTTATGCACCCAATGGGGAATTTAAAAACTTTGAAGTACATGGAGACCCATCACGGTTACACTCAAGAACAAAAAGAAGAGTGGTTTAAGCACTGGGCGACTCAAGGACTCGAGACTTTAGAATCAACACTTAAGGAATTTTCGGGCACGTACAGTTTCGGCAACCAAGTCACGATGGCGGATCTTTTCTTGATTCCACAGCTCGTGACTTGCCAACGCTTTAAGGTGGACCTTTCACCTTACCCAACTCTGGTAAAGATCAGTGAAAACTGCAACAAACTTGAAGCTTTCCAAAAAGCTCATCCATTCAAACAAATCGATACACCGGAAGAATTTAAGAAGTAG